From Dryobates pubescens isolate bDryPub1 chromosome 22, bDryPub1.pri, whole genome shotgun sequence, the proteins below share one genomic window:
- the RHOD gene encoding rho-related GTP-binding protein RhoD — protein MQQERGGQSPGPPETEVKVVVVGDGGCGKTSLLVAFARGDFPKVYVPTVFEKYTASIQLGGKPVTIHLWDTAGQEDYDRLRPLSYANANVVLICFDVTSPNSYENILTKWYPEVNHFCKGVPVLLVGCKTDLRRDQEVLAKLQEGRLEPISYQQGEAMARQVRAVSYLECSARYQENVGDIFVRACAAALHAARRSQRRRRPRRGCVLC, from the exons ATGCAGCAGGAGCGTGGGGGGCAGAGCCCGGGACCCCCCGAGACCGAGGTCAAGGTGGTCGTCGTCGGGGATGGGGGCTGCGGGAAGACGtctctgctggtggccttcGCCAGGGGAGACTTCCCCAAG gTGTATGTCCCCACCGTGTTTGAGAAGTACACAGCCTCCATCCAGCTTGGCGGCAAGCCCGTGACGATCCACCTTTGGGACACAGCAG GACAGGAAGACTATGACAGGCTTCGTCCCTTGTCCTACGCCAACGCCAACGTCGTCCTCATCTGCTTTGACGTCACCAGCCCCAACAGCTATGAAAATATCCTCACCAAG TGGTACCCAGAGGTGAACCACTTCTGCAAGGGTGTCccggtgctgctggtgggctgcAAGACCGACCTGCGGCGGGACCAGGaggtgctggccaagctgcaggAGGGACGCCTGGAGCCCATCTCCTACCAGCAG GGAGAGGCCATGGCCCGGCAGGTCCGCGCTGTGTCCTACTTGGAGTGCTCGGCCAGGTACCAGGAGAACGTTGGGGACATCTTCGTGAGGGCCTGCGCTGCTGCCCTCCACGCTGCGCGCCGCAGCCAGCGCCGGAGGCGACCCCGCAGGGGCTGcgtgctctgctga